The Dendropsophus ebraccatus isolate aDenEbr1 chromosome 3, aDenEbr1.pat, whole genome shotgun sequence genomic interval cagtgtatatatactgtataatataagtatgtatactatattttcaccagccagaccactggttttagagcagagtggtggttggtaacctacaaTGAAAACTCAATAAGGGGAGGGGAAaaagcatattaggagaatgaaATCATCTGGCACCCTATGGACAGTCACATGACAGTAACATGATCCATGGGTCGTACTATGACTGCTATAAACCATTGTACGTATCAGCATAAGTAGTGCCGAGGTACCTGTGTGAGTGAACATTTTTCCTTTTGCTTGCAGGCAGTGTACACACTTGTATCCCTACAGAAGAAATACACATCCCTTCTGGATAAGATGAACTCGAGTGAAGAAAGTGCAATTTGGCAGGTGATCATTGGCGCCCGTGTGCAGGTAAGGTAGCCAAACCTCTGGCAAAGTGTGGCTTTTTCCTTGTAGACCCTTCCTGTAATACACAAATATTTAGGTCAATATAATTTGATtctttattattagagatgagcgaaccgggttcggtttcgagtccatccgaacccgaacgttcggcatttgattagctggggctgctgaacttggataaagctcttaggttgtctggaaaacatggatacagccaatgactatatccatgttttccacatagccttagggctttatccaacttcagcagccaccgctaatcaaatgccgaaagttcgggttcggatcgactctaattcaaacccggtttgctcatctctatttattatacATTCAATTTCTGTGTGAGGGTGCTGCAACAACAGGCTGGTAAGTCCTGAATTGTGCGGCCACGTACTGTCATTTCTTAGTTTTCAGATGATCATTAAATGTCACAGGATGAAGTTGTTTCTGCCTGCAGCTCCATTACAGGTCTTGAACGTCACACGTCTTGGTAGCAAGCAGTCGCCTAAATGATACAAATTGGCTGCTTTACATTAAGCTGACTAGACTAGTGATGTTTTTATCCTTCTGTCTTTCCTACCATGTGAAGATGAAAAAGTTGCAAGAAGAATACCAGAAGTATGAGGCCAGCTGGACACGTGCCGTCAGTCTTtcagaaatggcagcagaagCTGCTTACCAGGCCGGTGAGTATTCGGTGCGCTTGAAAGACTTTTGTACtttaactaagggtcctattagacaaaggggTGTTTAACGATTAACGTTTGCAAACAAAATTGTTAactgttaacctgaaattgttcaccatattacacagagctatagttgttactatgatcgctaactccatctgatcccagcaaatgaaggaatgaTGTGGGATTACattgaatgattagtgaacgaatgcggaattacagcaaacgaataactttgattttggtgtcagcaccaaatgagTGATTTATCTTTGGTTGTTTGtacgttgcctgcatttacacaaaacaattagcatttaaatttgaacgatataacgataattttcacaataatcgtcccatgtaatagggccctaatgctgcctttacacggagcgataattcgcccaattgatcgtttaacaattttataGCAACAATTTGTttctttttataacgatcagcgtttagacggataaatcgttattgcgatcgtttttaagatcgcttaagcccatctttcacatagggtgaatctttgaaaaacTGTTAACACGAagagatctgtgaatttttagcgaacgacgatttaagaacatgttgaaagatcaaaatgaacgatttctcgctcgttgcttgatcatttgctgtgtttacatggaacgattattgctcaaatgcgatcgttattgcgaaaattcgaacgataatcattctgtgtaaacgtagcataaggctaggttcacactgcgttttcagcatccgtttaacggatccgttttttttaacgtccagaaaaatagggtcagcaacgttttttggtccgttttggtccgccaaaaaaaaccggatccgtttttttgtataatggaagtcaatggaaaaacggatgcacacaaatgaatccgttttttgcaatccgtttttcatgcgttttttgcaaaaaacggatgcgttaaacggatgctgaaaacgcagtgtgaacctagcctaacactggCTTGTGAGTTGTCTGCATTTCCATGTGTCATCAGCCCTTTTACCTAACTACGTAACAGTACTGCCAGGGATGCAATAGTAGTGTCTGTGAAGGAGTGCTTATACCAGTATCCCATCAGTTAGATGCTGTAATATCATCTGCCTAACTTAAGCCACTAGTAATGTTGTATATAGTTCTTGGCTTGTTTGCTATGTTATTCACAGGGTGGATTCTTCTTTTCTCTCGGCTGTGCAGGTGCGGAccatgtggctgtcactgttaggaATCACATACAGTTGGTGCGGATTCAAATCCAAGAGAACAGGGAGATGGCACTAAAAGCGGAGGCCCTGCTGGCTGCCTCTCAGTCAGAAGAAATTATGAAGAGCATCACAGAAGACAAGAATAACCCACCTACCGGAGGCAGTGCAGTAAGCAGTACTTCTGAGGAAGTCCCTGAAGCTTATCTGAGGGAAGACTGAACCATCTGCCTTCTCTGCCAACTTGCACAAACTACTAACTGTACAGTGTACTACTGATGTGCTGTATACTAATAGTGAAGGCATCGCTGCCCTGAAACCATGAAGAATGATCTGCCTCAGAAAACACCCCCCTGTGCTGTCGTGTATACATGGGAACAGTCCTTGGAGTAATGTGGCGTGTCCATTGGTGCTGAAGCTATCACTATATCATATTTTCTGATAATCTTTGTAAAGAAATAGGGAATCTTTGACAGCTTCCTTCCTTCTCTTGTCCTTTTTCTTTAGTAgtcccttcagtcacccccataCAGGACTGCTACAAAATGTGGGTGTAGTTTATTAAAGACAACAGAGGCCCCTGCAATAACTCTTATGGTACAGTATTGTGTCTACTCCATACAACCACCTCAGACTATGGATTCTATGGAATTATGATAAGCACTTAATACATTGCTGTTTACTTTAGCTGATGTTTTAtattatgcttaaaggggttttactatCTCCTACTGATATAGGGAGGATATTCCATCACTGTATGGTCAGCGGAGGTCTGACATCTTGGGACTTCGTCACCTTCCTTCTCAGGATCAGTGGCGGACCCAAAGGTCAGACACCCATTGATGATAGGGTAAATCCAAGCACAGCGCTATCGTTAGGAGAtgggaaaatctttttcattttgTCAGTTTTGATGGTTTCATAAGAATATGAAAAACCTGAATGCTAATTGGTGGAAATATTTTTATTGATAATTTTATTAAAACTGAAATTGTATTTGTCTCGATCTTTGATCATGCTTTAACATATACATTGTTGTAGCCATGTGTCAGTGAGAAATGCTGCAGTGTCCATCACTACCACTAGTAGGCAGAAGGAAACAAAGGTCTTGGAATATTTTCTCAGGGTTTTACATCCTAGGAAACTCCTTTTAGGCTGTTTAAAGCCTCCTTCACagtgtttttcttttccattaAACAGATTTACCCAGTGCATCCACTCTCTGTTttgagttagaaaaaaagagttgaACTTAGTTAGAATCCGGCTCTATTATTTTTCTCTAAGTTCgaggagaggatgcgctgcagcatggtcctctctctgctcgttctcctgattggtacgggtctgaaaacgcagaccctgaccaatcaaaacttttaacatgtctccaTGACGCGTGTGAAGTTTTTTGTAactacagtgacattttaagggtgcgtttacaagtACAGGATCTGGTGCAGATTTGTAGTTTCAAatcttgtatgtgtgaacacatcctaagtctctgtgctcctgtattgacacagccgtgtcagttCAGCAGCAAATACGTTTAGCTGTTGTGAAGCTCACTGGATCAAaataaatgatgatgccaggagttctgtAAGAGTTCAGTCTGTAATATACACAGTCAGCTTATGGATTGTAAGTATTACAGATGTATGAATACagcttatggctgggttcacactacgtatatttcagtcagtattttggtcctcatattgcaaccaaaaccaggagtggattaaaaacacaaagaatctgttcacacaatgttgaaattgagtggatggtggcCACCCCTGCATCTACCTCCCTCCATCCCGGTGTGAGCGCTACTCATGGGccgcacagggagggagggagataagaccttgttcacacttgtgttgcttggtggccactttctcCGCTGGCATCATCAGCAGGGTTTGGTGGgagccttggggtttggtcctgtgacagtggggttgcttCCATGGCCACCCTTCCGTgcttgctttgtggggttggtggtcgctgaccgacagtgTTGATTTcgtgtagggactcatgttggccaggggacctgcacgtggtacatggggcaatatggtttgatcaaattatataccaacatcctggcgttggtttttaaagtgtcagccataggtgtgaggtgcagcagctcctttctctccatgactGTATTGCACTCATAGTATATGCAGACGATAGGGGAGTAACACAGTGTGTATCTGGCCtacggcaccgagcagggagggagggggtaggtAGTTAGATGCATAAGCACCTCTCCCAGTGTGAGCGCTACTCATGGGCAGCACAAGGAGGGAGAGAGTGAGGGAGatacaagtgtccttgctccccaaagtattctataaaaaaaatcaataaaaggaTCATCTCACAATACACTTCATAGACTTCTACAtgtagtgtgccccctgctggacacttcatatgaaTTAGACATGATTCGTGATGTCATGGCTTTTTAGAGAATTTGAAgcctgcgtttttgcaatccgttcaacgtatctGTTTTCAATTGGTTACTTGACAGaaaaacactacttttgtgtccgttaaataaAACGCATCagtttcgattttttttttataatgaaagtcaatggaaaaccggatccaaacggatgacacacaattgcatctgttttttcaataAAACTAATACGTTAAACAGatagcaaaaatacagtgtgaacccagccttacagcatTTATTGTAAAAGGTAACCTTCTCATTATACACCATTATATGCATATTCTAGGTTTGTACTTTCTTACATAGGAGGATAGTACACAATGAAACTCTTTGGTGAAGACTACCCCCAATTTAGTCCAGATGTTTTTGGGATGAGTTTTGCATGCAGTCTGTCTCTTTGAGAACAACCCCAATCCCTCAGACTATTCTCTCCCCTGGATTACTTGGACGTTTCAGAGTATTCGctgtaataatgcttcctgcacTGAGGTCACTAGATCCTAAAGAGTTGCCAGGATGCAATTACTATTCCAGAGAGTATTAGTGACAGGTGTTGTAAGAAGTCAATAATAAGGTATATGGAAGtgggtttaataaactgcacaatcatttaaaaagaaaaaaagaaaagtaataaaACAAGAAATATTCAGATTTAAaagttctctcttttttttttccttcataatTCATCATGACGCTTGATAAGGTACCTGGTAATCAGCAGAATACCTACTGCTCCTCAGGGGAAAATGAAGCTTGAGGaaaacaaaaattacaaaaagcaATGATTATAATTGTTCAGCAGAAAGTCTGGTACCTGTGGTCCATAGagaatattctgtatatatagaagCTGCAACAATAACAACAAGCTCTGTACCAGGAATAAGTATAAAATATACAGTTCCCTTTGCAAGACCACATATTACAGCTTGGATCTTACAAGCAActcttctggatttttttttttttatttcaaacatTAAGGTCAATGATCTTACATAGTCACATATTAATAAAGGAGCAACGCTAGATTGTGCAATAAGATCAGTCTCTTGGATGGGTAAAATTTGTATAACTAGTTAAATGGTTTATCCAGATCtctaattttacttctattaaaaaagtcttccagtacttataagctgctatacactcactggccactttattaggtacacctgtccaactgcacgttacaacTTAATTTCtagtcagccaatcacatggcggcagtgcatttaggcatgtagacatggtcaagacaatctcctgcagttcaaaccgagcatcagtatggggaagaaaggtgatgtgagggcctatgaacgtggcatggttgttggtgccagaagggctggtctgagtatttcagaaactactgatctactgggattttcacacacaaccatctctagggtttacagagaatggtccgaaaaagaaaaaacatccagtgagcggcagttctgtgagcggaaatgccttgttgatgccagaggtcagaggagaatgggcagactggttcgagctgatagaaaggcaacagtgactcaaatagccaaccgttacaaccaaggtaggcagaagagcatctctgaatgcacagtacggccaactttgaggcagatgggctacagcagcagaagaccacaccgggtgccactccgctcagctaagaacaggaaacggaggctacaatttgcacaagctcatcgaaattggacagtagaagattggaaaaacgttgcctggtctgatgagtctcgatttctgctgcgacattcagatggtagggtcagaatttggcgtcaacaacatgaaagcatggatccatcctgccttgtatcaacggttcaggctcgtggtggtggtgtcatggtgtggggaatattttcttggcactctttgggccccttggtaccaattgagcatcgttgcaacgccacagcctacctgagtattgttgctgaccatgtccatccctttatgaccacaatgtacccaacatctgatggctactttcagcaggataatgcgccatgtcataaagctagaatcatctcagactggtttcttgaacatgacaatgagttcactgtactccaatggcctccacagtcaccagatctcaatccaatagagcatctttgggatgtggtggaacgggagattggcatcatggatgtgcagccgacaaatctgcggcaactgtgtgatgccatcatgtcaatatggaccaaaatctctgaggaagcttccagcaccttgttgaatctatgccacgaagaattgagtcAGTTctaaaggcaaaagggggtccaacccgttactagcatggtgtacctaataaagtggccggtgagtgtatgtcctgcaggaagtggtgtattctctccagtgtgacacagtgctctttgctgccacctctgtccatgtcaggaactacaagagaaggagaggttttctatggggatttgctgctgctctggacagttcctgacatggacagagggggcagcagagagcactgtgtcagactgaaaagattaTACCACCTCCTGCAGTATATtcaacagatgataagtactcgaagacttgagatttttaaatagaattaaattacaaatctatataactttctgaaactagttgatttgaaagaaatagattttccctggataatccctttaacacagGTTGATACCCTCTGAAAATGTTATAGTTGGATGAGTAGCGTTAGTTGAATGGATACAATCTTCTAAACAACATAATGGATCGCCTATAAAATAAACAACTTTATGGATGCAAACCACCGTGGCTTTACTTtgggcagatcatgtcagacgtATCTTTTTGATTTCATTCATTATGTCACACAATATTCAGTTTTtcatgtctttagcagaaagcagcatctcacaactgggggaagaggatgtatgaaatgaattgttagtcttcaggaTGATCCAACATATTTTACCTAAACAGATTCCCCCTTGCATGAGTTCAACATGTGTGGGCACATATGTGTTCTACGTGTCAACAAatctttagctttgactgtccagacatgatgggagttgtagttttgcaacagctggagagccaaggttccctatgtcCTATATGCATGTGTTATTATTAGTTAGATTTTCTTATTTTCCACAATATGTACAATAAGGTCAGAGCTTTTGTTGTataaaatatttttgctttagctttttttttttttttttttaagaaacaccTCCACATCTTCCACAAAAGACGTTTATTGAACCTCCAGAAATATTGATTTATAAAATTCCAATTTTTAACAATATTCGGCAGTGTGATACAAACATATGGACAATGGTGACCAAGCTAACAGATACCAGTCTCCTCTTGCCGACAGATGCAATGATGAACGACTGCTTCCGCACTGAATACTGACAGAAGATTCTCCTACATTCAGAATTATGTTGCACGgagtgttttgcatatttaagtgtttttaaaacatattggcggagatttatcaaacatggtgtaaagtgacactggctcagttgcccctagcaaccaatcagattccacctttcattcttcacagactctttggaaaatgaaaggtggaatctgattggttgccgggggcgactgagccagtttcactttacaccatgtttgataaatctcccccattgtccagTGTGAAATCCAGAAAAAGGTTTTCCGGAAGATTACATCGGCAGCCATCAGTGTTCAATCTGTGGGGTTTGACCACCATTTAACAAAAATGGCTTAGGCTCTGCGAACCTTCACTGTGGTAACTAGCACAGTGATGTCCATGCTAGCATGGCCATATAGCGGCTCAATCCCATTACATTACATAAGGATGAGCTATGGTACTATAAACAGCTGCGTGAATTACAGAACCATTGTAGTCCCAATACAGAGGctgcatcctccccccccccccccccccccagcagtgacAAAATGTGGGCCTATCCTACAAAAAGTCATATAATGGTACTTCCCACGGTTTTTTAAGGGACTATCCAGGACTGGAAAGAAATGGCCCCTTCTTCCAAAGAAACATCCACCACCTGTCTGatggttgtgtgcggtattgaaCCCCAGCTCCAATCACGTCAAAGGAACTGAGCGGCAATACCACACTTGAACCAAGTGGTacagtttttggaagaaagcagctacttTTTTTCTATAACTAAACAAGCCCTGTAAAGcgaccaacccaccccaccaaaccgctagtaccaccCATttcatgagagtaaatccttactggtcGTGTCTTTTATAATGTGCCTgggttagagcaaaaaaatgaccctttaaTCTACAGCACAGTGTCATACTGGTGTGATCTAGAgcgtctgtgccccaggtctacgacgcctctccgtccttcctctccATCTTCATTAGGAACGACCGGGCAGGTCCTCTCCTATACATCACTAGTCTAAACTGCACCAGTGCTGTGGAGACAGGTTTAGACTAGCGATAAATAGAGATCCTGCCTGGGGGCAGTCCTAATAATGAGGGTGGAGAgggagaaaggagaggcgtcgcagacctggggcacagagcactgagcacattttaaaagacacgaccagttaggctgcattcccacgttctgtgatcctgacggatcacggacgtggaatgcatgtaccggagtcccccgcgCCCGgatagcatctgtaattagatgctgggagcgggggagactgtattgaATCAGCCGCgtagtgctgttactacagcgcggcgcttatgaatacagtctcccccgctcccagcatctaattacagatgctgtccgggcgcagggggactccgttacatgcattccacgtccgtgatcagtcaggatcacggaacgtgggaatgcagtctAAGGTTTTACTCTCAAACGGATGGTACGATTCTGTGGATAGGGAAC includes:
- the DIABLO gene encoding diablo IAP-binding mitochondrial protein — translated: MASLSRRALWSFSHLLRQSSPIISRKHVLSIFRGSWRQVLSVGLGASLCAIPVGQRSEPALSNESLIRRAASLVADSTQTLLSQTTYALIDSLTEYTTAVYTLVSLQKKYTSLLDKMNSSEESAIWQVIIGARVQMKKLQEEYQKYEASWTRAVSLSEMAAEAAYQAGADHVAVTVRNHIQLVRIQIQENREMALKAEALLAASQSEEIMKSITEDKNNPPTGGSAVSSTSEEVPEAYLRED